From a region of the Chloroflexota bacterium genome:
- a CDS encoding tetratricopeptide repeat protein, translated as MPLLPSQLPQYATRLIGRTRARTLVIDLLLDAQARLVTLYGQSGAGKTRLSLEVAEQVGEIFRDGRYFVALAPVSQAQFVLPTIAATLGVEESQHEAILDSLVLALADKQILLILDNFEQVAGAASELLELIRRAPNLTCLITSRQALEVAGETAIMVPALQYPELGEDYQLEDLEQHSAIGLFVDRMRTRQPRFRLSADNAGALVDICRLVQGLPLAIELIAAHSASLTPQDLLFFVRNHLSMAALNPKQSARQAIIKPVLAWSVSMLPADAKDIFAQLGVFAGGATVETIKQVGLVETMPFESSLNALIDRHLLQTEQLPGQKARFIMIDAVREYALEQLQKTGRLYYLQERHAIYYQTLSETVHQNIRGADGAKWIEQLRGEIHNIRQAMVWSLESSDGLVAQRIAGNLYFYWYRTSAYREAVAWLEQTYHHSNRSDLSAIARIATGLGGLLISLLRFAEAERYLIEARSLWQELDLPHDEISAIGNLAVLYGTLGRLSDSQLAFEAALALARKVGNQQREILMLHNLGTVAQERNQLATAQVYFEQALALKQQINQTWDMFLTQINLGLVAVDQGRYVEAEQWFEQAFINAYAINDHDSLAYIRYARGISAAEQADYVQAELHFRESERGWHAVGNLEGVQRSWLEQAALLIATADYAQAAEYLHKVEPIEALSQELQLRHIILATRLAIATDDQAAMQSHAQRMLTTALASELRRFDLTMLQHSAAVLVPTQPTLAAQLLATAEQLRVERGLHQSVAEQQWLAQTNLLQLVPTTALDLTAALQAAQASLAAQ; from the coding sequence ATGCCATTATTACCATCACAACTCCCCCAATATGCCACGCGCCTGATTGGTCGCACCCGTGCCCGCACGTTGGTAATCGACCTGTTGCTTGATGCTCAAGCGCGGTTGGTAACATTATATGGCCAAAGTGGTGCTGGCAAAACGCGCCTAAGTTTGGAAGTTGCCGAGCAGGTGGGCGAAATTTTTCGTGATGGCCGCTATTTTGTGGCGCTCGCTCCTGTTTCGCAAGCCCAGTTTGTGCTGCCAACAATTGCCGCAACGTTAGGTGTTGAAGAATCTCAGCACGAAGCAATTTTAGATTCGTTAGTGTTGGCCTTGGCCGATAAGCAAATTTTATTAATTCTTGATAATTTTGAGCAAGTTGCTGGAGCCGCCAGCGAACTATTGGAGTTAATCCGACGTGCACCGAACCTGACATGTTTAATCACGAGTCGTCAAGCGCTCGAAGTTGCTGGCGAAACCGCGATTATGGTTCCAGCCTTGCAATATCCTGAGCTTGGCGAGGACTATCAACTTGAAGATTTAGAGCAACATAGCGCAATTGGCTTGTTTGTTGATCGCATGCGCACACGTCAGCCACGGTTTCGCTTGAGCGCTGATAATGCTGGAGCCTTGGTCGATATTTGTCGTTTGGTGCAGGGCTTGCCCTTGGCGATTGAGTTAATCGCGGCCCATAGTGCTTCACTGACCCCCCAAGATTTGCTATTTTTCGTGCGCAATCATCTTTCCATGGCGGCTTTGAATCCGAAACAATCGGCACGGCAAGCGATTATCAAGCCAGTACTGGCCTGGAGCGTGAGCATGCTGCCAGCTGATGCCAAAGATATTTTTGCTCAATTAGGTGTTTTTGCTGGTGGTGCAACCGTCGAAACAATTAAACAGGTTGGTTTGGTTGAAACCATGCCCTTTGAATCTAGCCTGAATGCTTTGATTGATCGCCATTTATTGCAAACTGAACAATTGCCAGGCCAAAAAGCCCGTTTTATTATGATTGATGCGGTGCGTGAATATGCTCTAGAGCAATTGCAAAAAACTGGCCGCCTCTATTATTTGCAAGAACGTCATGCCATCTATTATCAAACCTTGAGCGAAACAGTGCATCAGAATATTCGGGGGGCTGATGGTGCTAAATGGATCGAACAATTGCGTGGTGAGATTCATAATATTCGCCAAGCGATGGTTTGGTCGCTTGAGAGCAGCGATGGCTTAGTTGCCCAGCGAATTGCTGGCAATCTCTATTTTTATTGGTATCGCACGAGTGCCTATCGCGAGGCCGTGGCATGGCTCGAACAAACCTATCACCATTCCAATCGCAGCGATTTAAGTGCAATTGCCCGAATTGCAACAGGTTTAGGTGGTTTATTAATTAGTTTGCTCCGTTTTGCTGAAGCTGAGCGCTATTTAATTGAAGCCCGTAGTTTGTGGCAAGAGCTTGACTTACCCCACGATGAAATTAGCGCGATTGGTAATTTAGCAGTGTTGTATGGCACACTTGGCCGTTTGAGCGATTCACAATTGGCGTTTGAAGCAGCTTTGGCCTTAGCCCGCAAAGTTGGTAATCAACAGCGCGAAATTTTGATGCTGCATAATCTTGGCACAGTAGCCCAAGAACGGAATCAATTAGCGACCGCCCAAGTCTATTTTGAGCAAGCGTTAGCGCTCAAACAACAGATTAATCAAACCTGGGATATGTTTCTAACCCAAATTAATCTAGGCTTAGTAGCAGTTGATCAAGGGCGTTATGTTGAGGCTGAGCAATGGTTTGAGCAAGCGTTTATCAATGCCTATGCAATCAATGATCACGATAGTTTGGCTTATATTCGCTATGCACGCGGGATATCCGCAGCTGAGCAAGCTGATTATGTCCAAGCTGAGTTGCATTTTCGCGAATCAGAGCGAGGGTGGCATGCCGTTGGCAATCTGGAAGGAGTTCAGCGTAGTTGGCTTGAGCAAGCGGCACTTTTAATTGCAACTGCCGATTATGCTCAAGCTGCTGAATATTTGCATAAGGTTGAGCCGATTGAGGCACTAAGCCAAGAATTACAATTGCGCCATATTATTTTGGCAACTCGTTTAGCAATTGCAACCGATGATCAGGCTGCAATGCAAAGCCATGCTCAACGCATGCTGACAACCGCGTTAGCCAGCGAATTACGGCGTTTTGACCTGACGATGTTGCAGCATAGTGCGGCGGTACTAGTCCCAACCCAACCAACGCTAGCGGCGCAGCTTTTAGCCACCGCCGAACAGCTTCGGGTTGAACGTGGCTTGCACCAAAGTGTTGCTGAGCAACAATGGCTGGCCCAAACTAATTTGCTCCAGCTTGTACCAACCACGGCCTTGGATTTAACCGCTGCGTTGCAAGCGGCTCAGGCTAGCTTAGCTGCGCAATAA